In Plasmodium cynomolgi strain B DNA, chromosome 2, whole genome shotgun sequence, the genomic window AATCCCGTTGAGAGTCATAGTTGCTTCATCTTTCCCCACCATCACGAATAGCCAGAAGACACACTTAAAAGggtttccttctttttgcttAACTTTGAAgcgtttatatatacatacatgtatatatatttgttttttttttttttttttttccccctgaactgttcaggtgaaaaaaGTCACGTTCAGATtgtgtgcacaaaaaatgggggcatGGGGttgaataaaacaaaaaaaaaaaggaagcacagCAGGGTTGCTATCTGCATGTGTGCCACTACATGTGAAGCTACGCCTGTGGGTACCTATGCAGATGGCAACCCCCCACGTGACACCCGTGTGATGGCTGAAAAATGCCGAACAAAGTGGTCCACCTTtcgggtgaaaaaaaaaattgtgcaggcGCGCACGCAGGGACGTTGTGTGCAGATACGTACGCACGGTGGGCATATTTGTGCCAACTCCAcacacgtgaaaaaaaaactcgagAAAGAGGAAGGCGTCGGCCTTCACTGTCAATTTCGATTACGTGGGTGTGGTCCTCCCCGAATGATGAGCGGTGGATACGCAGCCGCTTTGTGAGGCAACCGCTTTGAGAGGCAACCGCTTTGCGAGGCAGCCGCTTTGCGAGGCAGCCGCTTTGTGAGGCAGTCACTTTGCGAGGCAGCTGCTTTGCTACGTAGCGATAACACCGCTTCGCTCCGTCGTCAGACCGCTCCCCCCTAGAGCGGGGCACCGGCGACGCAGGACTGCTCGTAAAACTTCTGACCCGCCTTATTGGTCTCGCGCCAGTGGTAGAGGAAATTCTTGAAGAGCTCCGTCCGCTGCTCATGGTTCAAATTTAAGTAGTTGCTCAGCTGTTGATTTATTTCTTCGTCCGAGTTAATTATAAAGGGATTACTCTCCCGCTCAATCCCATTCGGttgatttaaaattttttttttatttttatttttcagtCCATTTTCAAGTTCGTCAATTTTACAGTGTAATAATGTCTTATCACTTAGGAGgacatttttctcattttcaattttggaGTTTTCCAACCGAAGTCCATCAATTTGATTTACAAGGACAACTTTCTCGTTGTTTAAAATTTCGATTTGATTTCTCAACTcgttaatttctttattcagATTGAATtcattttgtgcaatttttctcAACTGTTGATTTTCATTTGCAACTTTATTCATTTCCATTTCGAGATTGTTGTTTAAGTCGATTAGggtttgcacatttttatttaaatttgataTCGTCCCTTCGGAGCTATTTTTAACTCGATCCAATTTCTCGTCATACGTAATGATAATATTCCTTAGCTCTTCGATTTTGAtgtggctgtttttttccctcttcaaCGTTTCCTTTAGTAAATCCGAAACCTTGTTGTAGCTAATTCGTATTTTATTAATCTCCTCGCTGCTCTTTTTcctattcctttttaaacacTCGCAATAACTTAGGAGCTCTTGAAACAAATACAcgatgtctttttttttttctgtgaaaCATTGGGATGATATGTTCAGGTACTCCAGACTGCCTTCGTTgttgttccccccccctaCCGATGCAGCTGCTGAGACTGCTACCTTACCGCTCAGGGTGCTTCCGTTTTGGAGAAAGTTCATGTTGCCTATGCTGGGCGTGTTGAAGTTGTTCCCCTGCAGGGTCAGGCTACTACTCACGCTGCAGCAGTTGTTCGCACTGCAGATGGGGTACTCCCCCGCGCCTCCTCCCCCGTACTCCGTGCCCCCAACAGTGTACTCCCCCACGCCGCTGCCGTATTGTCCTGCACACGCCGCGTAGTGTCCCCCTGCAAGGGAGTACTCTCCCCCCGCGACGGCATTCTCCGCCGTTCCAAAGCTATGCGAGAAGGACACAGGCGCGGTGCTCAAATTTACGCTGCTATGGTTTACGCCATGTTTGTCACTATTGTAAGACAACAAAGTATCTTTGCCCTTCCAAATGGTCCCATTAAAACTCTCCATTTTCCTCTGATCAGACCCTCCCACCCAAGCACCATAGTTGTGCAATGTGTTATTCAAGGCATTCTCGTCATTCCCATTTTGGCCAATTTTATTCccaatttcctttttttcattacttGCGTTTACGCAGTTTTTTTTGGGCGTGAAAAATACAGCCTGCCTCATGAGgtagttgttttttttggcatcGCTCTGGTAGCAGTTCATGGTTGGGTGGGTTGGTGGTTGGGCTGGCAGTTGGGCTAGCGGTTGGACGGGTGGATTAACTAGCAGCTGAGAAAGCGCCTTTTCTCCTGGTTTATGACCCGACAGGTTGAGCGGTTTGTCGACTCGTCTGTCTCCCAGAGTGCCTCCCAGTGCGCCTCCCAGAGTGCCTCCCAGTGTGCCTCCCAGTGTGTCTCCCACCTTGTCGCTTAACTTTTCATGAGGGGGGACACTACACGTGTTGCCAGACGAGTTTGATACTTCACTTGGGCCTTCCTTCGAATGGGGGGGGATTGTGCTGGTAGGCTCGTCTGCCGGAGAACCGGTGTCAATGTGGGGGTGCTTGTGGCTGCGGTTTCGACCTGCCGCTTGATCTGCCGCTCGACCTGCCGCTTGACCTGCCGCTTGATCTGCCGCTTGACCTGCCTCTTGACCTGCCGCTTGACCTGCCTCTTGACCTGCCTCTTGACCTGCCGCTTGACCTTCGCTTCGACTTCGGTTGCGACTTCCCCCCTGGCTTCcgctttcgttttttacttttaacgCGTGGTGCGCATCGCTCCAAGTCGCCTTCCGTGGAACTTCCTCTCCGCCTTGTGATCTGCGCGCTTTGGGGTTGCCTAAGTTTTGGGTTCCTTCCTCAATATTTTGGGCTGAACTGCTttgcctgttttttttttccgactGGTAAAATGCCATTCTTTAACTGAAGTGCAAATTTTACCAACTCGGGgtgctttttcctttccttttttttttttttttcctgttctgCCCTACCTTGcctatttattattttatttttttttttttgcaagctAGGTCGCAAGGCCCGCGCGAGTTGCATGCCCTTCCCCAGGGGGGCGCCGCGCCTGTGTAGCGGGGTGTGCACATGCAAGAAGGAGTACCCAGCGAGTAGGCAGCGAGGGAGACCGACCAGCGAGACCGATCAGAGAGACCGACCAGCGAGACCGATCAGAGAGACCGACCAGCGAGACCGACCAGCGAGACCGACCAGCGAGACCGATCAGAGAGACCGATCAGCGAGACCGACCTGCGAGAACAATCGCATCAGCGCAAGCGGGCGGTCGCACACTGAGCGCCCTTTtgtgtgcagaaaaaaatgtccagAAATGGAACCTCgcggagaagggaaaaaggcaATTGCGGGGATCACACGCacagcaaaaaattaaaaaaaaaatcctataTGCCTCTCcgattggaaaaaaaaaaaaaaaacgtgcaaCGTTTTGTCCTGACACCCCTGCCGTTTGCCCAAACGTTCTAATTAAGTCTGTTCAGTTGGAAAGTATAAGCACGGTAAAGCTACGATACATTCttagctgttttttttttttttttttccgcagaATGGCGCTATTTGGAGTTGCCTTCCCATGGAGACCCACCGCACAGTTGAGTTTGCCTTGTGTCCCCATGTGAGTTGCAACCATATGTACCACCTCAACGTTTGGGTAACCATCTGAGGATATTAAATCGTTACCTTTATTTTCCACCATTTTCACTTCACGTAATCACTGACTTGGATCATCCCTTTCGAATTACTTAAAAAGGACAAGTGGTCAGGTGAACTAAGTGTCACATGGTTGAAAAAGTTGGCACTGTGGAAATGCGTCACTGGgaagtttccttttttttttttttttttcttttttcttttcctccatGGGTTTCTTACATAGGTGTACATACACTTGTGTATGTAAAGGGGTCTATATAAATGCCCATTCCGGCTGATAACCCTTCAGCTGTTCCTTCTTCACCGCTTGAAACACAAATAAGCGTGTCCCCTTATGCGAAACGGATCCTCCACAACTGTGTGCAGAAGGGCACCTCCTATCCAATGCCACGTCTCTTTGTCCTTCACTCAGAATTGTGGCTTGCACCAAGGAGATGCATACtcccaaaatgggaagtttAGCCAAAAGAagcatctccttttttttgcgagtgTAACATAATGAACACGCACGTTTAGTAATTCTCAatcaggggggggggactAAAAGgccgctttattttttttgcgcgatgcacacatgcacactTGTATATGATcgcgcgcaaaaaaaaaaaaaaaaaaaaaaaaaaaagcaaatacGATGAGGGCATATTTATGTGATGCGAACGTGGGCGGACTGGACTAACATCCCTCCG contains:
- a CDS encoding hypothetical protein (putative) codes for the protein MAFYQSEKKNRQSSSAQNIEEGTQNLGNPKARRSQGGEEEGPSEVSNSSGNTCSVPPHEKLSDKVGDTLGGTLGGTLGGALGGTLGDRRVDKPLNLSGHKPGEKALSQLLVNPPVQPLAQLPAQPPTHPTMNCYQSDAKKNNYLMRQAVFFTPKKNCVNASNEKKEIGNKIGQNGNDENALNNTLHNYGAWVGGSDQRKMESFNGTIWKGKDTLLSYNSDKHGVNHSSVNLSTAPVSFSHSFGTAENAVAGGEYSLAGGHYAACAGQYGSGVGEYTVGGTEYGGGGAGEYPICSANNCCSVSSSLTLQGNNFNTPSIGNMNFLQNGSTLS